Genomic segment of Nostoc sp. TCL240-02:
TATAAGACTTTCCATCAGGTGCTGTTTTGACTTCATCAACGACATAAAGCATCCCTTCCTCACGAACCGATCGCGGAAAACGCATATTCCAATCTGCTTCATAGCCGTCGGAAACTACCCTAGCGCGTAGTTTGCTGCCATCTTTGACACACTGAACCAGAATGCCGTCTTTTACAACATCAGTTGTGGGAAGATCGGCAGCGCTGGCAGGCCCTTTAGAGGCTTTACCTGTATAAGCTATATTCGATTGTCTAGGGGCAACGAAGATATCTGCTTCACCAGGTTGAGCAAAACGAGTGATATTGCCACGGACACGGTAGAAAGTAGCTTCGCTTGAGAGTTCCAGACCTTCAACAACGTACCTTGCTCCCTCTGCCCGAATACTCCGGGGAAACTGGACATTCTTGGCTGAATCGTAGCCTTCAGATATGACTTTGACCCGTAGTTTACCCCCTTCACGAACGCAATAAAGTTCGACACCTGAGCCAACTTCATTGACAACCGGCATTGCGTACACTTCATCACCAGCAGTAACACCGCGCCCCACCAGATCGTTGCGATTACGGTTCATTGTCTGGTAAGACTGATCTCGCAATTCTTTACGTCCGGCATTACCTAGAGCTTTTTGGGCGATTCGACTTGCGAAATACTCAAGCTGATCGATCTCTTCAGCAATTTCAAAATTCTCGTTTAACCCTTTATCCCGCAAATCTTTCACCAGGCTACGCAGGGTTTCTTCCGCTTCCTGGTGTCTGCCATGTTCAGCTAAATCGAGGGCAGTCTCTTTTGCCTTAGCGATGGTGAGGCGGCTCAGTTCAAGAATGATATGGCTTGTAGAGGCAAAAGCTGCTTCCTCAACAGTGCCAACTTTGGCGGTGATATCTGCTGTGCCTGAAACGTTTTGGATGAGGTCATTTTGGACAACATCGGCGCTGT
This window contains:
- a CDS encoding VWA domain-containing protein, whose translation is MIKTSYEFDQSILPAGASLKTNILLRFRPDIAESPRRNLNLSLVIDRSGSMAGAALHHALKAAESVVDQLEPDDILSVVVYDDEIDSVVPPQAVTNKATLKDSIRKVRAGGITNLSGGWLKGCEHVKTRLDPQKINRVLLLTDGHANMGIQDPKVLTATSGQKAEEGITTTTLGFAQGFNEDLLIGMARAARGNFYFIQSIDEATEVFSIELDSLRAVVGQNLTVKLELAEGVSLVDTLSLAKVSQNDAGQAVISLGELYEGEDKLLGLSLVISSAQVGELPVMKLHYSADVVQNDLIQNVSGTADITAKVGTVEEAAFASTSHIILELSRLTIAKAKETALDLAEHGRHQEAEETLRSLVKDLRDKGLNENFEIAEEIDQLEYFASRIAQKALGNAGRKELRDQSYQTMNRNRNDLVGRGVTAGDEVYAMPVVNEVGSGVELYCVREGGKLRVKVISEGYDSAKNVQFPRSIRAEGARYVVEGLELSSEATFYRVRGNITRFAQPGEADIFVAPRQSNIAYTGKASKGPASAADLPTTDVVKDGILVQCVKDGSKLRARVVSDGYEADWNMRFPRSVREEGMLYVVDEVKTAPDGKSYIACGEIKRFVQPTTTN